A window of Acidobacteriota bacterium contains these coding sequences:
- a CDS encoding PEGA domain-containing protein, whose protein sequence is MAGRGRATPRRAPGAAPAPDRPGRTGGVRSGRPAAPSPGIDTSRTGRRGGGSRTATPRQRAPQVVDRGRAVPRVGGGRGRGGGRGVIDTSRPRLRGDRHDNRGGRRGYRYGYNYRTGYGYYRPWRSPVRYRYVPLHGYRWPRVHGSWFYFPGFHLGVHVGHRPYGGGVWSTVYDPYGGWYDPYGYGGYGYGYRYNYSDFYTGFLRLKVRPRDAQVYVDGYFVGLVDDFDGFFQRVRLEEGPHTVEVRHPYYETLTLDVLIVAGEKVTYEGDLIPRP, encoded by the coding sequence GTGGCCGGCCGGGGCCGCGCGACGCCACGCCGTGCTCCGGGGGCGGCACCCGCGCCTGACCGTCCCGGCCGAACCGGCGGTGTTCGGTCCGGTCGTCCGGCGGCGCCCTCCCCGGGGATCGACACCAGCCGTACCGGTCGCCGCGGCGGAGGCTCACGCACCGCCACGCCGCGGCAGCGCGCGCCGCAGGTCGTCGACCGGGGCCGCGCCGTACCACGGGTTGGTGGCGGCCGGGGCCGCGGCGGCGGTCGCGGCGTCATCGACACGAGCCGGCCCCGACTCCGGGGCGACCGCCACGACAATCGAGGCGGCCGACGCGGCTACCGCTACGGCTACAACTACAGGACCGGCTACGGCTATTACCGTCCGTGGCGGTCCCCCGTGCGGTACCGCTACGTGCCGCTTCACGGTTACCGGTGGCCGCGGGTCCATGGCTCCTGGTTCTACTTCCCCGGCTTCCACCTTGGCGTGCACGTCGGCCACCGTCCCTACGGCGGTGGCGTCTGGTCCACCGTCTACGATCCGTACGGGGGTTGGTACGACCCCTACGGGTACGGCGGATACGGTTACGGCTATCGCTACAACTACAGCGACTTCTACACCGGCTTCCTGCGTCTGAAAGTGCGGCCACGCGACGCGCAGGTATACGTTGACGGTTACTTCGTCGGTCTCGTCGACGACTTCGACGGGTTCTTCCAGCGGGTGCGTCTCGAGGAAGGGCCACACACGGTCGAAGTGCGCCACCCGTACTACGAGACGCTCACGCTCGACGTGCTGATCGTTGCGGGTGAGAAGGTAACCTACGAGGGCGACCTGATCCCCCGGCCATGA
- a CDS encoding insulinase family protein: MGIRRSARVLAAAAAVALAAVLSAPPAAGQDRGDVFPFPVTTFELDNGLKVVAVDYDSPGVIAYYTVVRTGSRNEVEPGFSGYAHFFEHMMFRGTEKYPTAAYNEAVKVMGADSNAFTTSDWTAYHYVAAADALETIIDLESDRFMNLRYTEEDFRTEAGAIMGEYNLNFSNPVALLRERLLDLAYTTHPYKHTTIGLLEDIRNMPNHYDYSLQFYDRYYRPEHCIIVVVGDVDTAELVRLVQQYYGGWERGSFVPEIPQEPTQTEAREDRLTWPNPTLPWLMMGYHAPAFSDERIDMPALDVLSQLLFSETSPLFRKLYLEEQVVDVVQGSALDSRDPPLFTIIARITDPERIDFVRDAIIAEIERMKTEPVDADVLAATKSHMRYGFAMGLNNPGGIARTLGHYLQLTEDPETVNRVYRLYDAVTAEDVQQVATEYFAPTNRTVVVMTQEERP; the protein is encoded by the coding sequence ATGGGGATCAGACGGAGCGCGCGCGTGCTCGCCGCGGCGGCGGCCGTCGCTCTGGCGGCCGTCCTTTCCGCGCCGCCGGCCGCCGGTCAGGATCGCGGCGACGTATTTCCGTTCCCGGTCACCACCTTCGAGTTGGACAACGGCCTGAAGGTGGTGGCCGTCGACTACGACAGCCCCGGCGTCATCGCCTACTACACGGTGGTCCGGACCGGCTCGCGGAACGAGGTGGAGCCGGGCTTCTCCGGCTACGCCCACTTCTTCGAGCACATGATGTTCCGCGGCACGGAGAAGTATCCGACCGCCGCCTACAACGAGGCGGTGAAGGTGATGGGGGCCGACTCGAACGCCTTCACGACGAGCGACTGGACGGCCTACCACTACGTCGCGGCGGCCGACGCGCTCGAGACCATCATCGATCTCGAGTCGGACCGCTTCATGAACCTGCGCTACACCGAGGAGGACTTCCGGACCGAGGCGGGCGCCATCATGGGCGAGTACAACCTCAACTTCTCCAACCCGGTGGCCCTGCTGCGGGAGCGGCTCCTCGACCTCGCCTACACGACGCATCCCTACAAGCACACGACGATCGGCCTGCTGGAGGACATCCGGAACATGCCGAACCACTACGACTACAGCCTGCAGTTCTACGACCGGTACTACCGGCCGGAGCACTGCATCATCGTGGTCGTGGGGGACGTCGACACGGCGGAGCTGGTGCGGCTGGTGCAGCAGTACTACGGCGGCTGGGAGCGGGGCAGCTTCGTGCCGGAGATTCCGCAGGAGCCGACGCAGACCGAGGCGCGCGAGGACCGCCTCACCTGGCCCAACCCGACGTTGCCGTGGCTGATGATGGGCTACCACGCGCCCGCCTTCTCGGACGAGCGGATCGACATGCCGGCCCTCGACGTCCTGTCGCAGTTGCTCTTCTCGGAGACCTCTCCCCTCTTCCGGAAGCTCTACCTGGAGGAGCAGGTGGTCGACGTCGTCCAGGGGAGCGCGCTCGACAGCCGTGATCCGCCGCTGTTCACGATCATCGCGCGGATCACGGACCCCGAACGGATCGATTTCGTCCGCGACGCGATCATCGCCGAGATCGAACGGATGAAGACCGAGCCGGTCGACGCGGACGTGCTCGCGGCGACCAAGTCGCACATGCGCTACGGCTTCGCGATGGGGCTCAACAACCCCGGCGGCATCGCCCGGACGCTGGGGCATTACCTGCAGTTGACGGAGGATCCGGAAACCGTCAACCGCGTCTACCGGCTCTACGACGCGGTGACGGCGGAGGACGTGCAGCAGGTGGCGACCGAGTACTTCGCCCCGACGAACCGCACTGTCGTCGTCATGACGCAGGAGGAACGGCCGTGA
- a CDS encoding BamA/TamA family outer membrane protein: protein MSSRRLGGILVALAAALALPPAVAAQPQSPPTTETVAEVRVHGNHSIPDAEMLELVGVALGDAVTPDLLETVTDRLLASGRFATVEVRKRYRSLTATDRVALVIVVREEPAASVRNDLLRALTRLAGQPMFMPVLRYEEGYGLTYGARFSLLDVAGEGSRVSVPATWGGERGVEMELDVPLPGRIVDRLLAGGSRARRQHPALGLVDDRTRVRVGADRRFSSGVRFHAALTRDEVRFGGGVDRLTRTEVGVDYRPAAAASFPRNTAGLAASVERIAIDGRGPIVRPRLDARAFVGVTGQSVVAARLSYEGASGPLPLYEQPLLGGGATLRGWPVGVRMGDRLLAGSLEWRVPVTSPLSVGSAGLRFFYDRAAVWDAGQPLRGAEFLDGAGVGVFFAPQFFQVHVDVAHDLVGSVRVHVGAGIQF from the coding sequence ATGAGTTCGCGCCGCCTTGGGGGCATCCTCGTCGCGCTAGCGGCGGCCCTGGCTCTCCCGCCAGCAGTGGCGGCGCAGCCGCAGTCGCCACCGACCACAGAGACGGTCGCCGAAGTGCGCGTCCACGGCAACCACTCGATTCCGGATGCCGAAATGCTGGAGTTGGTGGGAGTCGCTCTCGGTGACGCGGTCACGCCAGACCTGCTCGAGACGGTGACGGATCGCCTGCTCGCCAGTGGCCGGTTCGCCACGGTGGAAGTGCGGAAGCGGTACCGATCGCTAACCGCCACGGACCGCGTCGCGCTGGTCATCGTCGTCCGCGAAGAGCCGGCTGCATCGGTGCGGAACGACCTGCTGCGCGCCCTGACCCGTCTCGCCGGTCAGCCGATGTTCATGCCGGTCCTGCGCTACGAGGAAGGCTACGGCCTGACCTACGGTGCGCGGTTCAGCCTGCTGGACGTCGCGGGGGAGGGGAGCCGCGTGTCGGTCCCGGCCACCTGGGGCGGTGAGCGGGGGGTAGAGATGGAGCTGGACGTTCCACTGCCCGGTCGCATCGTCGATCGCCTGCTGGCTGGCGGGTCGCGCGCCCGTCGGCAGCATCCCGCGCTCGGACTGGTGGACGACCGCACCCGCGTCCGCGTGGGCGCCGACCGCCGCTTCTCGTCCGGTGTGCGGTTTCACGCCGCACTGACGCGGGACGAGGTGCGGTTCGGGGGTGGCGTCGACCGGCTGACGCGCACCGAGGTGGGAGTGGATTACCGCCCGGCCGCGGCCGCGAGCTTCCCGCGCAACACGGCGGGGCTGGCGGCGTCGGTCGAACGGATCGCCATTGATGGCCGTGGGCCAATTGTGCGGCCGCGGCTCGACGCGCGGGCATTCGTCGGCGTGACCGGGCAGTCCGTCGTTGCCGCGCGGCTGTCGTACGAAGGCGCGTCCGGCCCCCTTCCGCTCTACGAACAGCCACTTCTGGGGGGCGGCGCGACACTTCGCGGCTGGCCGGTCGGCGTGCGGATGGGCGACCGCCTGCTCGCCGGCTCGCTCGAATGGCGGGTGCCGGTGACCTCACCGCTGTCGGTCGGCAGTGCCGGCTTGCGCTTCTTCTATGACCGCGCCGCGGTCTGGGACGCCGGCCAACCGCTCCGGGGCGCGGAGTTCCTCGACGGGGCCGGCGTCGGCGTCTTCTTCGCCCCGCAGTTCTTCCAGGTCCATGTCGATGTCGCGCACGATCTCGTCGGGTCGGTGCGCGTCCACGTTGGCGCTGGGATTCAGTTCTGA
- a CDS encoding insulinase family protein produces the protein MTAARTARQHMLRRPVRRPVRRSPDRHPALAIVAALFLTGALAACGPSDPGSGSDSTGGDPAIVELPVANSPLVTFRIGFQTGSVDDPPGKNGLNALTALMIGRGGTSSMTFEEITEALYPWSAAIRAQSDKEMTVLVGEVHVDHLEPFFAIVRDLATAPRFDQADFDRNRDFLVNSVTAGLRGSNDEELGKQALNALMHAGHAYEAPSIGTEEGLGSLTLDDVRAFHASHYTRDRALVGIGGGYPDGFADRVREEILDALPVGEGPRAAIAAPATPNGYELLIVEKEAIATAISIGFPIDITRADDDFFALMVANSYFGEHRTFNGLLMNVMRGARGLNYGDYSYIENFIQDGGSRLPVPNIPRSRQFFSIWIRPVPHHNAHFALRQAIRELRRLVDDGLSQEDFEATREFLLNYSRLYVQTTGRRLGYRMDSAAYGIGDFIEEIAARLPALTLEDVNGAISRHLQADNLAVAVVTRDAETFRDAVLSNTPSPPTYNADVTEAIRAEDAEIEVFELPFTTERTRIVPVDEMFRTVGAL, from the coding sequence GTGACCGCGGCCCGGACGGCACGGCAGCATATGCTACGCCGGCCGGTGCGCCGGCCGGTGCGCCGGTCTCCAGACCGGCATCCGGCGCTGGCGATCGTCGCGGCGCTCTTCCTGACCGGCGCCCTTGCCGCGTGCGGTCCGTCGGACCCCGGTAGCGGCAGCGACTCCACCGGCGGCGACCCCGCCATCGTCGAGCTGCCGGTGGCGAACTCGCCCCTCGTCACCTTCCGGATCGGGTTCCAGACCGGCTCGGTGGACGACCCGCCCGGCAAGAACGGGCTGAATGCCCTCACCGCGCTCATGATCGGCCGCGGCGGCACCTCGTCGATGACCTTCGAGGAAATCACCGAGGCGCTGTACCCCTGGTCCGCGGCCATCCGCGCGCAGTCCGACAAGGAAATGACCGTGCTCGTCGGTGAAGTGCACGTCGATCACCTGGAGCCGTTCTTTGCCATCGTGCGCGACCTCGCGACGGCCCCGCGCTTCGATCAGGCCGACTTCGACCGGAACCGCGACTTCCTCGTGAACAGCGTCACCGCCGGCCTCCGCGGCAGCAACGACGAGGAACTGGGAAAACAGGCGCTGAACGCCCTGATGCATGCCGGGCACGCCTACGAGGCGCCCTCCATCGGCACCGAGGAAGGGCTCGGCTCACTCACCCTTGATGACGTTCGCGCGTTTCATGCGTCGCACTACACCCGTGACCGGGCGCTGGTCGGCATCGGCGGCGGCTATCCCGACGGGTTTGCCGATCGCGTGCGGGAGGAGATTCTCGACGCACTGCCGGTGGGAGAGGGGCCGCGCGCGGCCATCGCCGCACCCGCCACCCCGAACGGCTACGAGCTACTCATCGTCGAGAAGGAGGCCATCGCCACCGCCATATCGATCGGCTTTCCGATCGACATCACGCGCGCCGATGACGACTTCTTCGCGCTGATGGTGGCGAACTCCTACTTCGGCGAGCACCGGACGTTCAACGGCCTGTTGATGAACGTGATGCGCGGCGCTCGCGGGCTGAACTACGGCGACTATTCCTACATCGAGAACTTCATCCAGGACGGCGGCTCGCGCCTGCCGGTCCCGAACATCCCGCGCAGCCGCCAGTTCTTCAGCATCTGGATCCGCCCCGTGCCGCACCACAACGCACACTTCGCGCTCCGCCAGGCGATTCGCGAGCTACGCCGCCTGGTGGACGACGGGCTCAGCCAGGAAGACTTCGAGGCGACGCGGGAGTTCCTGCTGAACTACTCACGCCTCTACGTCCAGACCACCGGCCGGCGGCTCGGCTACCGGATGGACTCCGCCGCCTACGGCATCGGCGACTTCATCGAGGAAATCGCCGCGCGACTACCGGCGCTGACCCTGGAGGACGTCAACGGCGCCATCAGCCGCCACCTGCAGGCGGACAACCTGGCCGTTGCCGTCGTCACGCGTGACGCCGAGACGTTCCGGGACGCCGTGCTCTCGAACACGCCGTCGCCTCCGACCTACAACGCCGACGTGACCGAGGCAATCCGCGCCGAGGACGCCGAAATCGAGGTCTTCGAGCTGCCGTTCACGACGGAGCGCACACGCATCGTTCCCGTCGACGAGATGTTCCGCACCGTCGGCGCGCTCTGA
- a CDS encoding beta-lactamase family protein has product MKSRTIWGRRWPAMAAAGVLAAALLASGGYGAAPFAAGAAEDIVVAEAESVGMSSERLKRINTFIQEYIDSDQIAGAVTLVARKGRVVHFEAQGWRDAANQIPMTTDDIFVLMSMTKPVVSSALMMLFEEGKFLLDDPIAKWIPEYENHSVRINADGVRPVTVPETRPVTIRHVLTHTSGLTMNPAGKGLTDAQIAKVTNDGKGWPTLAERVAAAAIIPGAFHPGDEWQYGDSTDYVGVLVEKISGQTLDQFLRERIFEPLGMTDTYYYVPQEKVERMPSVYRPDADGKIELMVQPEYVEPRPMFRGVAGLAGTTTDYYQFAQMIANGGELNGVRLLGRMTVDNMISNHIGSGKDVYVRGPGYGFGLGFGVLTDSARATDALSIGSYTWGGAYGTLYWADPVEDLIGLLMIQIRPYNHLNIRPMFSNVVSQAVIDSLADQKPKIMGRPTPH; this is encoded by the coding sequence ATGAAGAGCAGAACGATCTGGGGCCGGCGCTGGCCGGCCATGGCGGCGGCGGGCGTACTGGCGGCGGCGTTGCTGGCATCGGGCGGGTACGGGGCCGCGCCGTTCGCCGCAGGCGCGGCGGAAGACATCGTCGTGGCCGAGGCGGAGTCGGTCGGCATGTCGTCCGAGCGGCTGAAGCGGATCAACACATTCATTCAGGAGTACATCGACAGCGACCAGATCGCGGGGGCGGTGACCCTGGTGGCGCGCAAGGGAAGGGTGGTCCACTTCGAGGCGCAGGGCTGGCGCGACGCGGCGAACCAGATCCCGATGACGACGGACGACATCTTCGTGCTGATGTCGATGACGAAGCCCGTTGTCTCGTCGGCGCTGATGATGCTGTTCGAGGAAGGAAAGTTCCTGCTCGATGATCCGATCGCCAAGTGGATCCCGGAGTACGAGAACCATAGCGTCCGGATCAACGCCGACGGCGTCCGCCCGGTCACCGTGCCGGAGACACGGCCCGTCACGATACGGCATGTCCTGACCCACACGTCGGGCCTGACGATGAACCCGGCCGGCAAGGGGCTGACCGACGCGCAGATCGCGAAGGTGACGAACGACGGCAAGGGTTGGCCGACGCTCGCCGAGCGGGTCGCCGCGGCCGCCATCATCCCGGGCGCGTTCCATCCGGGCGACGAGTGGCAGTACGGCGACTCCACCGACTATGTCGGCGTTCTCGTCGAGAAGATCTCCGGGCAGACGCTCGATCAATTCCTGCGCGAGCGGATCTTCGAGCCGCTCGGCATGACGGACACCTACTACTACGTGCCGCAGGAGAAGGTGGAACGCATGCCTTCGGTCTACCGGCCGGACGCCGACGGCAAGATCGAGCTGATGGTGCAGCCGGAGTACGTCGAGCCGCGGCCGATGTTCCGGGGCGTGGCGGGGCTTGCCGGCACCACCACGGACTACTACCAGTTCGCGCAGATGATCGCGAACGGTGGCGAGTTGAACGGCGTGCGGCTGCTCGGCCGGATGACCGTCGACAACATGATCAGCAACCACATCGGTTCCGGCAAGGACGTCTACGTCCGCGGCCCCGGCTACGGGTTCGGACTCGGCTTCGGCGTCCTCACCGATTCGGCGCGGGCGACCGACGCGCTGTCGATCGGCAGCTACACTTGGGGCGGCGCCTACGGGACGCTCTACTGGGCCGACCCGGTGGAGGACCTGATCGGCCTGTTGATGATCCAGATCCGGCCCTACAACCACCTGAACATCCGCCCGATGTTCTCGAACGTGGTGTCGCAGGCGGTCATCGACAGCCTGGCGGATCAGAAGCCGAAGATCATGGGGCGACCGACACCGCACTGA
- a CDS encoding PQQ-binding-like beta-propeller repeat protein, which translates to MKMSICRRRNHLPLERTNLSSTGYGQLFRRCQPCALCPLPELRDNRRCTSRPRGRQSDRFPITERFLMRTAQRRSERTVGGWIATALGLALVAPGLNAVDWPEWRGSGRQAVWTEDGIIDRFPADGLDVTWRRPINGGFAGPAVADGRVFVVDFEFLPETRVMDGTERVLALDEETGDILWTYEWPTAYRNLQLSYATGPRATPTVDDDRVYVAGGAGMLLCLQAETGEVVWQHDTVNEYDTTVPVWGTASSPLVDGDLLIHVVGAEPDGLVMAFDKMTGEEVWRAINVTNEMGYGQPVIYEAGGVRQLIVWHPTALSSLNPETGAIYWSEPWDVRSSMTVTTPVRSGNQLFVTQFYGGSMMLRLATDRPAAELAWQINGTSEMPEDTLALHSLITTPIVDGDYIYGVDSYGELRGLDARTGDRLWTSDEMTVQRRWGAAFMVRHGDRYFVNNDAGDLIIAQFTPEGYVEIDRTRLIEATSQAGYGPRRFEDRGVNWTHPAYANRHLVTRNDEEIIRVSLAAEDYQ; encoded by the coding sequence GTGAAGATGTCGATCTGCCGACGGCGTAACCATCTGCCTCTGGAGCGGACGAACCTGTCCTCGACAGGGTACGGGCAGTTATTCCGTCGATGTCAGCCGTGCGCGCTTTGCCCGCTGCCGGAATTACGCGACAATAGGCGCTGCACATCCAGGCCGCGCGGGCGGCAGTCGGACCGCTTCCCGATAACGGAGAGATTCTTGATGCGAACTGCACAGCGACGGAGTGAACGGACGGTAGGGGGATGGATTGCAACCGCGCTCGGGCTGGCGCTCGTGGCGCCGGGACTCAACGCGGTCGACTGGCCGGAATGGCGCGGCTCCGGCCGTCAGGCGGTCTGGACCGAAGATGGCATCATCGACCGCTTCCCGGCCGACGGGCTGGATGTCACCTGGCGCAGGCCGATCAACGGGGGTTTCGCCGGGCCGGCGGTGGCCGACGGACGCGTGTTCGTCGTCGACTTCGAGTTCCTGCCGGAAACTCGGGTGATGGATGGCACGGAGCGCGTGCTCGCCCTCGATGAGGAAACGGGCGACATCCTGTGGACGTACGAGTGGCCGACGGCGTACCGCAATCTGCAGCTTTCGTACGCGACGGGACCGCGCGCGACACCGACCGTCGACGACGACCGGGTCTACGTCGCCGGCGGAGCCGGCATGCTGCTCTGCCTGCAGGCCGAGACGGGCGAAGTGGTCTGGCAGCACGACACGGTGAACGAGTACGACACGACCGTACCGGTCTGGGGGACGGCCAGCTCGCCTCTCGTCGACGGCGATCTGCTGATCCACGTCGTCGGCGCCGAGCCGGACGGCCTGGTGATGGCGTTCGACAAGATGACCGGCGAGGAAGTCTGGCGCGCCATCAACGTGACGAACGAGATGGGCTACGGCCAGCCGGTCATCTACGAGGCCGGCGGCGTCCGCCAGTTGATCGTCTGGCACCCCACCGCGCTCAGCTCGCTCAATCCGGAGACCGGTGCGATCTACTGGTCCGAGCCGTGGGACGTCCGCTCCAGCATGACGGTGACGACGCCGGTGCGTAGCGGCAACCAGCTCTTCGTGACGCAGTTCTACGGCGGTTCGATGATGCTCCGCCTGGCCACGGACCGCCCCGCCGCCGAGCTCGCCTGGCAGATCAACGGCACGAGCGAGATGCCGGAGGACACCCTGGCCCTCCATTCGCTCATCACGACACCGATTGTCGATGGCGACTACATCTACGGGGTCGACAGCTACGGCGAGCTGCGCGGCCTCGACGCGCGGACCGGGGACCGGCTCTGGACGTCGGACGAGATGACCGTGCAGCGCCGGTGGGGCGCCGCCTTCATGGTGCGCCACGGCGACCGGTACTTCGTGAACAACGACGCCGGCGACCTGATCATCGCGCAGTTCACGCCGGAGGGCTACGTCGAGATCGATCGGACGAGGCTGATTGAGGCGACCTCGCAGGCCGGCTACGGGCCACGGCGCTTCGAGGATCGGGGAGTCAACTGGACGCACCCGGCGTATGCCAATCGCCATCTCGTGACGCGGAACGACGAGGAGATCATCCGCGTCTCGCTGGCGGCTGAGGATTACCAGTAA
- the larE gene encoding ATP-dependent sacrificial sulfur transferase LarE yields the protein MALVENAVPRDTSRNAGQTAGAGADWCAGLQTGTLDDRVASLRRLLRELNRVVVCFSGGVDSGYLLAEAVGVLGDRAVALTAVSPSLAPEEGAAARELAEQLGARHLLIETAEVDDPRYAANPVNRCYFCKTEVYGHAVEEAQRLGIPRVIDGFNVDDRGDVRPGRRAAQELGVRSPLDETGFTKADIREAARRIGLPVWDKPALACLSSRFPYGTEITPERLTRVAECERVLREHGFRVCRVRYFGELARVEVAPEEVARLTEDAALLRDVTAGFRAAGFARVEVDPDGYRSGAMNELLQLAR from the coding sequence ATGGCGCTGGTTGAGAATGCGGTACCCCGAGACACCTCCCGGAACGCCGGTCAGACCGCCGGTGCGGGTGCCGATTGGTGCGCCGGTCTCCAGACCGGCACCCTCGACGATCGCGTTGCCAGCCTCCGGCGGCTTCTGCGCGAGTTGAACCGTGTCGTCGTCTGCTTCTCCGGCGGCGTCGACTCCGGCTACCTGCTCGCCGAAGCGGTCGGCGTGCTGGGTGACCGGGCGGTTGCACTTACGGCCGTTTCCCCCAGCCTCGCCCCGGAGGAAGGCGCCGCCGCCCGCGAGCTGGCTGAGCAGCTCGGCGCGCGCCACCTGCTGATCGAGACGGCGGAGGTGGACGACCCCCGGTACGCGGCCAACCCCGTGAATCGCTGCTACTTCTGCAAAACCGAGGTGTACGGCCACGCGGTGGAGGAAGCGCAACGCCTGGGCATCCCCCGTGTCATCGACGGATTTAATGTCGACGACCGGGGCGACGTCCGTCCGGGGCGCCGCGCCGCGCAGGAGCTGGGCGTCCGCTCTCCTCTCGACGAGACCGGTTTCACCAAGGCGGATATCCGTGAGGCGGCACGGCGGATCGGCCTGCCGGTCTGGGACAAACCGGCCCTCGCGTGTCTGTCCAGCCGCTTTCCGTACGGAACGGAGATAACGCCCGAGCGCCTGACGCGCGTCGCCGAATGCGAACGCGTGCTGCGCGAGCACGGGTTCCGCGTTTGCCGGGTGCGCTACTTCGGCGAGCTGGCGCGCGTCGAGGTGGCGCCCGAAGAGGTGGCAAGACTCACCGAAGACGCGGCCCTGCTGCGCGACGTCACGGCCGGGTTCCGCGCCGCCGGGTTCGCGCGGGTGGAAGTCGACCCTGACGGCTACCGCTCCGGCGCCATGAACGAGCTACTGCAGTTGGCCCGCTAG